In Shewanella sp. MR-4, the genomic stretch CATTCTGCAAAATATTCAGCACGGCTTGCTGCATTTGGTCGGGATCCATTTCGATATCGGGGATCGATGGGTCGTAGTCACGCTTTAATTGAATATTGGTGGGAAGCGCCATTTCCACCAATTTATAGACCTTTTGCACCACTTGATGAATGTTGTGCAGGCTATGTTGGGTTGGCCGCTGCGGGCCGAGCAGTCTGTCCACTAAGCTGCGCAGGCGGTCGGCCTGTTCGATGATGAGATTGGTAAATTCCTTTTGTGCCGGATCGTCTAACTCCCGCGAGAGCAATTGCGCCGCGCCGCGTAGACCGCCTAAGGGGTTTTTGATCTCATGGGCCAAGTTGCGAACAAGGAATTGTGCCGCCTGTTGCTGAGCATCCTGGCTGAGTTGCTGGTGGATCCGGCGTTGTTGATCGACTTGCCTAAGCTCAAGCAGACTCAGTTGCGCCTCATCCTCGAGCGGGATTAGTGTCAAATCAACGGTATGATGCTGGGCATCTAAGGTCACTAAAGTGGCTGTGTTGACCGTCAGGCCTTGTCCGGCTTTTACAGCATCGCTGAGGATTTGCGCCTCGACACCGAGGGCTTGATAATGCTCCGGTAGGGCTTGTTCCACGAGCCTGTGGCTGCCAACGCCCAATAGCTGCTCTGCTGCGGCGTTGGCATAACAAGGCTTAAGATCCTTATCAATGACAAGTACCGCGGTGACTAAATGATTAAGCAGCGTTTCTTTATCCATCTACCGTTCCTGAAAATAGGGTTGCACCATTATGTTGCACCGATTTGGTGCAGGCTGCAACTCGACTTCATCAAACGGCTAAATTGAGCAAAAACAACCTAATCAATTGTTATTTAATAGTTTAATTGGATTTAGGTTGCTTTTTCGGGACTGGATTCATCGCCGCTTGATGAAGAAATATCTTTCGTGGAGAGCTAGATGCAAAGACTTTGCCGTTTTGAGTCATAGTGTCGACAACAATGGTATGTTCACCTCGGTCGATGTTAGTCAGTTGAAAGATGCCGCCTACTTGAGGCTGACCAACCATTTGGCCGTCGAGTTTTAAGGCCATCAGATACTGACTTTTGATCTCAGGGGTAACAGTCGCAGTAACTTGAAAGTCACCGTTATTGTCCCTGACGGTTTCCTCTTCCATGGGGGAGGTGATGACGACTTGGTACTGAATTTGTTGAATGACTTGCGAGTCATTAGCGTCATTTTTGACCGGGGGAAGGGCAATCTGATTGAGTGTTTTTTCTTTTAACTCAACTACCTCGGCGTTGGGGTGGGGTTCATCTGAGTAATGGACTTTTCCATCCTTATCGACCCATTTGTACACTGTTGCCTGAGCGAGCAGGCTGAGCAGCAATAAGCTGATGAGGGTTAATACACGCATGCGAAAGTCCTTTTACCTTGAAGATGAAGTCCTTCAAGATTAGTCGTTTTTTCATCAAAAATCATGGTGTTTTATTCATTTCACTTGAGGTTTTGTGCCGTATGAATCGCGGGTTTGCTTTATGCCGCTAATGCAATGGCTAGTTCGAGTATGGCTGCAAATCTGTCGTGGGATGAACCAGAGATAAGCGGTAATGTTAAAACATGGAGGAGCTTGCCTCTTTTGGGGGAAAATCAACGCACCGTTATGGTGCGTTGACGACTTGTACTACGATTATAGCGCCAGCGTTAAAATATTACGGCTCATGGCGGGGTCGATATTGCCACGCTCACCTAAGGCAACCATGTCATGTTTCTCAAGTTGGGAGACGACAGCATCGACGGCTTCTTTACCTAAATCATAGGCAGACAAGTGGGTTGCAATGCCCATCGCTTCGAAAAAGGCTTGGGTTTTAGCAATTGCGGCCTCAATCCGTTCATCTTCTGAGCCAGTGTTGATATGCCACACTCTGTCTGCAAATTGCAGTAATTTTTCGCGCTTAGCAGCCTTGGTACAGCGTAATAATGCTGGCAATACAATGGATAAGGTACGGGCGTGGTCAATATCATATAGAGCTGTGAGTTCATGGCCTATCATGTGTGTTGCCCA encodes the following:
- the glnL gene encoding nitrogen regulation protein NR(II); the protein is MDKETLLNHLVTAVLVIDKDLKPCYANAAAEQLLGVGSHRLVEQALPEHYQALGVEAQILSDAVKAGQGLTVNTATLVTLDAQHHTVDLTLIPLEDEAQLSLLELRQVDQQRRIHQQLSQDAQQQAAQFLVRNLAHEIKNPLGGLRGAAQLLSRELDDPAQKEFTNLIIEQADRLRSLVDRLLGPQRPTQHSLHNIHQVVQKVYKLVEMALPTNIQLKRDYDPSIPDIEMDPDQMQQAVLNILQNAVQALEHTGGEILIRTRTQHQVTIGSQRHKLVLTLSIIDNGPGIPPELMDTLFYPMVTSREQGSGLGLSIAHNIARLHSGRIDCVSSPGHTEFIISLPILSAK
- a CDS encoding DUF4124 domain-containing protein encodes the protein MRVLTLISLLLLSLLAQATVYKWVDKDGKVHYSDEPHPNAEVVELKEKTLNQIALPPVKNDANDSQVIQQIQYQVVITSPMEEETVRDNNGDFQVTATVTPEIKSQYLMALKLDGQMVGQPQVGGIFQLTNIDRGEHTIVVDTMTQNGKVFASSSPRKIFLHQAAMNPVPKKQPKSN